In Oncorhynchus keta strain PuntledgeMale-10-30-2019 chromosome 19, Oket_V2, whole genome shotgun sequence, a single genomic region encodes these proteins:
- the LOC118377598 gene encoding 40S ribosomal protein S12-like, with protein sequence MAEEGIAAGGVMDVNTALPEVLKTALIHDGLARGIREAAKALDKRQAHLCVLAANCDEPMYVKLVEALCAEHQINLIKVWGEIGAGGMGGVLERLGDMA encoded by the exons ATGGCCGAGGAAGG CATCGCTGCTGGAGGTGTGATGGATGTCAACACCGCTCTCCCCGAGGTGCTCAAGACCGCCCTCATCCATGACGGCCTGGCTCGTGGTATCCGCGAGGCTGCCAAGGCGCTGGACAA GCGCCAGGCCCACCTCTGCGTTCTTGCTGCCAACTGTGACGAGCCCATGTACGTCAAGCTGGTGGAAGCCCTCTGTGCCGAGCATCAGATTAACCTCATCAAGGTATGGGGGGAAATAGGAGCGGGAGGTATGGGGGGGGTGTTGGAGCGGCTGGGGGACATGGCTTAA